A window of the Falco rusticolus isolate bFalRus1 chromosome 1, bFalRus1.pri, whole genome shotgun sequence genome harbors these coding sequences:
- the ARMC7 gene encoding armadillo repeat-containing protein 7 codes for MELGRLEYLQALVTEFQVTDSPEAKEQVLANLANFAYDPKNYEYLRQLQVLDLFLDMLTEDNESLVEFAIGGLCNLCLDKTNKDYILEANGVEPIINCLSSSNEETVMSAVTTLMYLTTPQSRQQTTALPVVECMLRFSLSASRRLSNLATVFLEDYCTPLQVEEARNLSKHTAVGIPLPKD; via the exons ATGGAGCTGGGTCGGTTGGAGTACTTGCAGGCCCTCGTCACCGAGTTCCAGGTGACTGACAGCCCAG AGGCCAAGGAGCAGGTACTGGCAAACCTGGCCAACTTCGCCTACGATCCCAAAAACTATGAGTACCTCCGGCAGCTCCAGGTCCTGGATCTGTTCCTCGATATGCTCACCGAGGACAATGAGAGCCTGGTGGAGTTTGCCATCG GCGGTCTTTGTAACCTGTGCCTCGATAAAACTAACAAAGACTACATCTTGGAGGCAAACGGAGTGGAGCCCATAATCAACTGCCTCTCCAGTTCCAACGAGGAGACAGTCATGTCAGCTGTCACAACACTGATGTACCTGACAACGCCGCAGTCACGCCAGCAGACCACAGCTCTCCCGGTGGTGGAGTGCATGCTTCGCTTCTCCCTCTCAGCCAGCAGAAGACTAAGCAATCTGGCAACTGTCTTCCTGGAGGATTACTGCACGCCTCTGCAAGTGGAAGAGGCCAGGAACCTAAGCAAACACACAGCGGTGGGGATTCCTCTCCCCAAGGACTGA
- the NT5C gene encoding 5'(3')-deoxyribonucleotidase, cytosolic type isoform X2 — translation MKPKVPGTAQGSTSELPAAISHAAKVASVYESPGFFLGLDPIPGALEAMQEMIHMQDTEVFICTSPLRKYEHCIVEKYKWVEKHLGPEFVERIILTRDKTVVSADLLFDDKDTITGAELNPSWEHVLFTCCHNRHLQLQAPRRRLLSWADDWKAILQSKRRQ, via the exons ATGAAGCCAAAGGTTCCCGGGACAGCCCAGGGATCCACCTCTGAACTTCCCGCTGCCATCTCACACGCT GCGAAGGTAGCCAGTGTCTACGAATCCCCTGGCTTCTTTCTAGGGCTGGATCCGATTCCAGGAGCCCTTGAAGCTATGCAGGAGATGATCCACATGCAGGA cacCGAAGTCTTTATTTGCACAAGTCCTCTCCGGAAATATGAGCACTGCATTGTGGAAAAG TATAAGTGGGTGGAGAAACATTTGGGACCTGAATTTGTGGAGCGGATTATTCTAACCCGAGATAAGACCGTCGTATCTGCTGACTTGCTGTTTGATGACAAGGATACCATTACAG GCGCAGAGCTGAACCCGAGCTGGGAGCATGTCCTGTTCACCTGCTGCCACAACAggcacctccagctgcaggcaccGCGCAGGCGGCTGCTGTCCTGGGCAGATGACTGGAAGGCCATCTTGCAAAGCAAGCGCCGGCAGTAG
- the NT5C gene encoding 5'(3')-deoxyribonucleotidase, cytosolic type isoform X1: protein MGSVAGPLRLLVDMDGVLADFEGAVLRGFCARFPGEPRVELAARRGFSVREQYRCLREDLGAKVASVYESPGFFLGLDPIPGALEAMQEMIHMQDTEVFICTSPLRKYEHCIVEKYKWVEKHLGPEFVERIILTRDKTVVSADLLFDDKDTITGAELNPSWEHVLFTCCHNRHLQLQAPRRRLLSWADDWKAILQSKRRQ from the exons ATGGGGAGCGTGGCCGGCCCGCTGCGGCTGCTGGTGGACATGGACGGTGTCCTGGCCGACTTCGAGGGCGCCGTGCTGCGGGGCTTCTGCGCCCGCTTCCCCGGGGAGCCACGTGTAGAGCTGGCGGCGCGGAGGGGCTTCTCCGTGCGGGAGCAGTACCGCTGCCTGCGGGAGGACCTGGGG GCGAAGGTAGCCAGTGTCTACGAATCCCCTGGCTTCTTTCTAGGGCTGGATCCGATTCCAGGAGCCCTTGAAGCTATGCAGGAGATGATCCACATGCAGGA cacCGAAGTCTTTATTTGCACAAGTCCTCTCCGGAAATATGAGCACTGCATTGTGGAAAAG TATAAGTGGGTGGAGAAACATTTGGGACCTGAATTTGTGGAGCGGATTATTCTAACCCGAGATAAGACCGTCGTATCTGCTGACTTGCTGTTTGATGACAAGGATACCATTACAG GCGCAGAGCTGAACCCGAGCTGGGAGCATGTCCTGTTCACCTGCTGCCACAACAggcacctccagctgcaggcaccGCGCAGGCGGCTGCTGTCCTGGGCAGATGACTGGAAGGCCATCTTGCAAAGCAAGCGCCGGCAGTAG
- the JPT1 gene encoding jupiter microtubule associated homolog 1 isoform X2, translating into MTTTTTFSGMDPSGRNSSRVLRPPGGGSNFSLGFDEPKEQPVRRNKMASSIFGTPEENPPSWAKSSGTKPGDIRDDCESSGPQRRNSTDANCGDFVDPKGGDGGVETFENTEADVEAAPGQNEEKSLPAAPVPSPVAPAPAPSRRNPPGGKSSLVLG; encoded by the exons ATGACCACCACGACCACCTTTTCGGGCATGGACCCCAGTGGCAGGAACAGCTCCAG AGTGCTGCGTCCTCCTGGCGGTGGGTCCAActtttccttgggttttgaTGAACCAAAAGAACAACCTGTGCGAAGGAACAAAATGGCATCCAGCATCTTTGGAACTCCTGAAGAAAACCCACCTTCCTGGGCTAAGTCATCGG GGACTAAGCCAGGTGACATCAGAGACGACTGTGAATCATCTGGCCCACAAAGAAGAAACTCGACTGATGCAAACTGTGGAGACTTTGTAGATCCCAAG GGAGGAGATGGTGGTGTTGAGACTTTTG aaaacaCTGAGGCTGATGTAGAAGCTGCCCCAGgtcagaatgaagaaaaatccctgcctgctgcacctGTTCCTAGCCCAGTAGCACCAGCACCTGCACCGTCCAGGAGAAATCCACCCGGTGGCAAGTCCAGCCTAGTCCTCGGTTAA
- the JPT1 gene encoding jupiter microtubule associated homolog 1 isoform X1, with translation MTTTTTFSGMDPSGRNSSRVLRPPGGGSNFSLGFDEPKEQPVRRNKMASSIFGTPEENPPSWAKSSGTKPGDIRDDCESSGPQRRNSTDANCGDFVDPKGGDGGVETFASFLLENTEADVEAAPGQNEEKSLPAAPVPSPVAPAPAPSRRNPPGGKSSLVLG, from the exons ATGACCACCACGACCACCTTTTCGGGCATGGACCCCAGTGGCAGGAACAGCTCCAG AGTGCTGCGTCCTCCTGGCGGTGGGTCCAActtttccttgggttttgaTGAACCAAAAGAACAACCTGTGCGAAGGAACAAAATGGCATCCAGCATCTTTGGAACTCCTGAAGAAAACCCACCTTCCTGGGCTAAGTCATCGG GGACTAAGCCAGGTGACATCAGAGACGACTGTGAATCATCTGGCCCACAAAGAAGAAACTCGACTGATGCAAACTGTGGAGACTTTGTAGATCCCAAG GGAGGAGATGGTGGTGTTGAGACTTTTG cttcttttcttctagaaaacaCTGAGGCTGATGTAGAAGCTGCCCCAGgtcagaatgaagaaaaatccctgcctgctgcacctGTTCCTAGCCCAGTAGCACCAGCACCTGCACCGTCCAGGAGAAATCCACCCGGTGGCAAGTCCAGCCTAGTCCTCGGTTAA